In Polyodon spathula isolate WHYD16114869_AA chromosome 23, ASM1765450v1, whole genome shotgun sequence, the DNA window aattgctTTGAAAATCTGATGAAAATAACCTACTTTTGAAAGTTATAACGCTAGAAAATTCTAATTTTATCACAGGGCTTGCTTATTCATCGTAAGCCTATTTTATTTGGtgataaataacaacaacaacaacaacaacttaagCTTTTAATATACCTTGCACGCATAAGCATCCCACGCAAACATAAGGGGCAACCAAACTTGCAACCTCACTCCAGGGAAAACAAGTCACGTTTTCCCATTTTGGCAGCAGCTGAAAAATACATCCATAGCATTGGCATTTAACCAAGAATTACAGTAAAGTTCCCTGGAATGGACCATTAAGAGTTAGGTACAATGTTAGGTCAAATATTGGCTCGTAAATCAAGCAATTGTTGTACCAACCATCTTGGGATAAATAACAACTTTGCATTGACGTCAGTACCCTAGCTCAAAGCGGCAGGCTGGAAACATGGTGATAATGAACCAGCACCGTCACTTCCATTGAGAAGCAGAGAGAGGACAGCGAGAGCTTCAGGGGTCCTGTTTTCGGAatagagcgagaggagagagaacagtGCACCCTAGTGGCTAGATGTGAGTATGGCAAGCAAAGTGAGTacaaagtgtgtctgtttttgagATCCTCATTGAAAAAGTGAACCCTTATGCTGTTTGTGTCCATCTTTCTGTCACACGCTACTTATAGATTATAACTCCACTGAATTTTCCCAAACCTTCAAACTTTTATCATAGACTCCTAGCTTCCTGTTGACTTTTTGAATTGGGTATATTCtgataaactgttgattttacTGTATACAGATTTCACAAATAATGATGCTGTTATGATGAACCTCTGTGTAAGCCTTGGTTAAGCCTGCTTTAAAGCTGGCTGTCATTATGACCTCCAGTATCACAGAATGCAGATAGGATAAGATAGAGTAATATAATAAATCTAGTAAAATAACGATTCAATCAAGGTACTGTAGAAGCAAGGGAACCAAATTTCATTTACAGTAAATCTAACTTTAAACAATTATTCAACAGTTATTGGCACCCACATAAGGCAATTAAACCAAATCTGTTTGCAAAATGTGTTCTATTTGTTTCAGTCATCAGCTAACACAAAACATTCCATATAAAAATCCTTGTGGTATTAATATTGGTTATAAAACAATGACATTGATGTATGCAGGAATTTACCAGATAtgttaaacaaacacgaaaatgTGAAAGCTGAGAAAAAGGTTACTAAAGTGCTTGTTAGAATTTTCTTCCAAACTTACTCTTGTACAAGCTGGGGAAAAAATGTTGTCATAAACTGGCAATAGCTCAACAGAAATAATAATGTGTGAATAAGGCTTTGGTCTCCAGAGCCTTTAGATCTGTATTACTACTGTGACACACTGaccaaaaactaaaacaaacattatgACTTACAAATGACTGTACTGTACTAGTCCAAAACGGTATAGTATTTTAATACAGTTCTTATATAAAGCAAGCTGTGTTGCATTAGTAATATGAAAAATAAGTGTGATCACAAAGATCTATTTAGAATATTTACCTGTTCCCATCATTGTACAGTAGAATAACAATGATTCAGGGCATGCtaaaatatgtgtatatttttaaCCTTCACCCCCTCTAATTTGGTGTTACATTTAGAATATGGAGTATTTTGGGGTATCGATAACCTTTATGGAATGAACAGGTGCACTGTTTAagaatcagaaagaaaaaaaaaagcaggaaccTAGCTATTGAAGCAACACTGCAAGACATATTTCATCTAAATTGTTAAACATTAATTTCCtccattcaaataataaaaaaaagagatttgctGTAAACTGTTTATTTGGTGACTCAGAAGTATGACATCTTTTATTAAATGGGACGGGTCTAATCTGTAGAGGCGGGCTCCTCAGTGTCAAACAAAGACCTACAAAAGAGGTTCCCTCTGTCAGACTGAAGCACCAGTGTAGAAGAACCGATGTGCTGAGAGGGTGTTTTCATTGCAGCACTGTAGCTTTGAGCAGCTGTTTCTACCTTGAAGAAGGACTGAGAAGTGAATACCGTGCAGATTTGCTAAGAGGAAAGAGATCTGCTTGTGCTGCATCATGAGTACTCCTGTTCCTGGCTTGCTGTCCCTTGTACTGCTTCTTCTGACTCTAAGACTTCAGGAGCTGGTGGAGGCATGCAGCTGTGCTCCAGCACACCCTCAGCAGGCTTTCTGCAACTCCGAAATAGGTAAGCTGTGTTAACTGTTCAGTGCATGCAATAAGCATGGTTAGCTTCTCAGCAATAGTGAACCCTCATTGAGTTATctgaacttcatttaaaaaaaaataaaataaaaaatatcaatataGCATTTAAAGAACGACCTCTTgggaaagtttatttttaatccaaaatATTACCCAGAAAAAAGTCTGTTCTATttctgtaatgtaaaacaaaatatgttattgCCTTGCTAGTGAAAAGAGAAATAGAAAATGGAAATTGTAGTGCTAAGCGAtattgtgtatatacacacacacacacacacacacacacacacacacacacagacacacacacacacacacacacacacacacacacattcagctTATAGTTTTAACAGATGTTAGAGGGTAGCACCGAGTATACTATAtcaaaatagcaacaaaaaaatattgattttcaaTTAAATGACAAGTTTTTACGTTTTTGCTAATATAAATAATTTCCAAATGTGTTCAGCTTACTAAATTCTTTTGCAAGCTAAGGAAACTGTCACAGTCCCACGGTCCATTGAAATGTTGGAGAGTTCTGTTTGGTTTAACATTCTCTTTCCACTCTCCACACATGCGGTCACATTCAGCTTCACAGCCATACAAACAACCCAGTGTGCGAAAAACCACGGAAGTGTTGCAGGGAGTCCACAGCATTAGACAGGAATGTATAGACTTCATTTGCTGTTTCCAGCTCTTTGAATCACCACTGGTGTATATCCATCTACACAGCCTGGACTGAGTTACGCTGCTTTAGTGCTATCAGCATGTAAGGTTTCTGGCATAAATAGCTTTTTTGAAATCTAGAGGATTTTGGTTAATTATAAATgtgctaaataaaatgtttgaaagtattttttcttctaagtcttttttcttgttgttcTAATCTGCAGCTCTTTGATAAGTTATTGTATGTAAGTGTAAATATTACCTTCCAAAACCTTCTCTAGGTATTTAATTTAGCAGATGTGCACAACCTCCTCTTGCTATAACCCTCAGAGCACTATAAAATTAGAAGGGCCTTTTCAGATCTGGTTAGTTTATAAACAAACCGAACTGAGTTCACCTGGAAATTAACTCTGGAGGAAAATATCTCAGTTCCTTTTGTTTTCAAGTATGCAccttggtgcaaaaaaaaaaaaaaaaaaaaaattcttaactgcaaaacggaaaaaaaaaaaaaaaattactcagTTCGGTTTGATTAAACAAACTCTGAAAGGGACTGGGTTCTTTTGGAGCATTCACATATACTTCCAAAACTAACCGAACCGCACCACACTGAGGTCATCCTTAACGAACCAGTGTGAATGCACCCTGACCCTTAACAAAACATCCCTGGAGGCCATCTCATTCTATCATATTCACTGCACCACCTAAAGCTGTTACTGTTGTTTACCAGTTACAGTATAACAGCACTAGTGCTCAACCTCAGAGGATAGATACTGCTGTTTGCTACTGTACTTAAAATGATTTGCTTCTATATTTTTTACAGCATTACGTTAAAAATAcgtacttgtttttgttaaaaaacaaaattgccataGAAATCTGTTAAAGATTGAAGTTATGACAGAGgacatttctcagatatttaaaaGACCGAACCAATCATTTTCAGGGACTGCTTTTCAATAGCAGACAGTGCATCTATGTAAATTAATATTATTCAAATTTTCTAAGACACATAGAatttaatgttatatatatatatatatatatatatagatagatatatatattatatatatataaaatataatatataaaaaatataatgttttttaaacaacaaagagCGAAAGGATTTCATCACACAACAATTTGACTTGTATGTCTTGTAACTTCGACACACACAGAGAACGTGACATTTAGCAGTCTGTGAGGTTCAGAATGCTGACCCGCTGTTGGTCAGCTTCCAAGCTGCATTAACATTAATGTACAACACGTTTCAAAATTGTCACCAAATTAGCATCTCTATAGGAGAGAGGAAACTGCTTGCATACTGATTAATGGCTTTAAAGACTCTGACAGGGAATCTTTGTGAACATGACAAGCCCTGGGCTCTGTCTGggaatattgattttatttttatttttgtaaagctgttatttaaacaatttttattttatttctaaatatcaGTTTCAACTAGGATTAATGAAGGTATCCAAATATTTTTGCTATTAGCTAATGCCGAGCTCCAGGAAACAGCTACAATTACAAATCTTCGACACAGTTTCTGATCAGTACTTATCTTTTTCATAGTAAATGTTCATACTCAAAGACTGTTCTTTAATGTGTGTGTGAAAAACCTCTTTATGATTTTGGTTCTACAGGTAAACAATAAATAGGTTTTAAGAGTGTAAGAGAGGACTTCCAGGTACAGTATGGCGGCATCTTGGCACATCAAGACTATTTGAACACTGCTAAATCCAATCACAGTCAGAAAATAGGATCTTGAGCTGAAAACGTCAGGACCTGCTGGGTGTCCCTGCCTCGTTTGCTTGCTGTCTGAGTGCGCAAGGCCAGTCCCGAACAGTATCATGTAGTTTAGCACTCCCGGCAAAACCAAGTAGAGAAATTAATTAGGTCTGGGCCAAGCACTTTTCACTGTGACTTTTTTGTCTAAATGATTAGTGGTGTGGCTCTCTGTCACTGCTTGACAGGGTACCTTTGTTACTGAAGACcatcttttcaaaacaccctAGCTACCATACATTCAGCACCACTGGCAGAAAGCACACATCCACTGACAGCTCCTGCGGGCACAGTAAAGACCTTTAGCACTTTGGCAGGGGGGATGGTTTTGAAGagagtgtctgtctctgtgtgtgtgtgtgtgtgtgtgtgtgtgtgtgtgtgtgtgtgtgtgtgtgtgtgtgtgtgtgtgtgtgtgtgtgtgtgaatcggAAATTGATAACGCTGGAGCTTTGGGGCTCCGCCAGTGCATAGACAGGAGAACAGAAGCAGTAGCCTCATGTGGTATGATCCATTCATTGATGCTGTTTACACAGTCTAAGCCTCAGAAAAAAAGATCTCCTCGTTCAAAAATAATGTTAGAAAACTTCTGTCACACAGCAGTAGGTTCACTGTAGAGTATTTTCTAGTTAAATGTGTAACTTTACAATGAAGGTGTCCCGAAAAGGgtagaaatgaaaatgaatggtacTGATGACACAGACCTGGCACTGGCCCAACTGAAACAGAGCccaatgtcttttaaaaacagtCCCTCGATGACTCTCTCAAATACAGGACATTCTCATCACTTTCTTTATACTTTGTGGTGCCAGTGGTGTCTGCCAGTAAGTCTTTTAAACGATGGTTAGGGGGTAATTCTTAAGCAATCAGGCCCTACTGGATGTCATGGGGTATTGAGTTCTTCCAGTGCTGTGGTAAGGTTTTGGTAAGGCAACCATATCTGTTCAAAACTAAAGTAGGCTTTTGTCCAGATGTTGGTGTCTCACTGCAAGCCATTTCTTATAGAAATAATTGTggggtctttttttatttaatggaaaCATAAAACTTGatgctatggaaaaaaaaaaaaaagatataatgtatttaatatgccATTCCTATGAGGCATATTATTACATagagaaaacattaaaaagaaaatgacatggTTTCTAAGGtgctatatatatagtgtttatgGCTTTTTAGAACAGGTTATTAGGTATCTGAAGttatcatttatatttgttttaaaaattgtaagAATCTCGCATTTCTGTTGCCTAGTACGAAAATGTTTCAATACATACTTAGCAGATTGTTATGAAACtttaataattttaaagaaaGGGTATCATTTACTGGTTATTTActtgtaaataaacagaatagATGGCCTATTGGAAACAAGGATATTCTGTTTAATAGTGTTGTTTGTATTGGGTTATCTGCATAGTATTTTGCACTGTGTATTCTGaaatacaatgaaaagaaaactaaGTTAGAAAGAAATAACTTCAAAGCCCTTAAATGCCCGAGTGCAAATTGCATCTTCAAGCAAGACAATTCAATCCATTGCTGTCTCCAACAATCCCAcagagctctgactgggctaAGAGGGACTGGGGATGCAGCTGGGGAAGATCTAAAGCTACGGACAAAAGTTtcccatcaccctatagaattaactaattttgcttcataaagtcgaataaaacttgctgaataatgctatgttaacttattgaattacataccgcgtTGTAGTTTTCAATcttattaaccaaaaaaaaaaaaaaaaaaaaaaaagtgtcatttcgaaatcgaacatgaaatgctgtactactattatggcttctggtagacttatgcaatatcatttagtagtttatttgattacatgatgttaaataaaatatctaaattatgttctaaaataaaattcAAGGTGATAGAAAACTTTTGGCAGTAGCTGTGTACTGGGTTAATTCTCAGTGATCCACTTGACGACCACTCTCCCTTCTAAACGTTGTCTACAATGATTCATGCTTACACTGTGCATTTAGTGAGCTTTACCATGGGCTACACCATGTTTCACTTTAACTTTGCTTTCACTTTGCTCTGCAATACCTTACAGTCCTGAACTTTTACGAAGGCTGATTGCACACTTCTTCACCAGAATGATCAGAAgcatattttctttctgtctctttTTACGGTCTCTTTATTGTTGTAATTTGCGCTTTGGAGAAAAGCAGTAGATTTATTGCAATGATTGCTAACTCATCTCGTTTCACACAGAATGTTCCGTTTAATAGCATAGTGTGTTCAGTATTTCAGCTGTAATATCAGATAGCAGATTCTAGCCTGATCAAATACAGTATGATACTTGATTTTACTAACTTttcaaggaattaaaaaaaaaggaatgtagaaataaatattcCTTTGTGAAGCTTTGGTGAGAGACACTGTAGAAGGGGTTCTGGGGTTTTGGCATGCCTCAGTTCAGCTGactgctgtttttaataaagtaaaaagcaACAGAAGCAAAAAAGTAGCGGTTGGAAAAAGGGTTTAATGTTCTTAAAAATCTTTTTGTACATGTTTGTGCTGTACATTGCTGCAAAAGGAAAGTATCCCTTGTTACTCAAAGAGCAACCCGGTACTCGTATGAAATATTATCATAACTAATGTAACTGACGCATATCTTACATTCATTAgaggcagagtgtttcagggggacaggttagcggttacactctggtgtaccacaGATACTCAGTGAGGACTAAATTGAGGCTGCAGCAAtgctttaactttttaaaaagtcaccaggttgtgaagactaaaacagaaaaatatgtatatacaaagAACATTAGTTACTTGAATATTTCATATCAAtatcaagttgctctttaataGAATAAAAAAGTTGGGCTCTGATACCAGTTACCAGTAATGctggttatactgtatttactgtactaaaGCAGTGATACAATATTATTTCACAAAGACACATTAATTGACTTATAAACAAGACAATTTCAAGAATATaactataaattattattatagagttggcttttatttttcatagaCACTCTCATGTAATGAATCTGAATTTATGTTCCTGAATGAGGATGCAGTGACTCCAGTGGTCTTAAAGCTGACATCACACGTTTTGCATGTCGGTCATAGTATATAGTATTATGTAATTACATCGGTTTACTGAATAAGCTGCACAAATGCCTTATGGTGTTTGGGCATAGAAATAAGCTTATCTTGGATTGAGCCTGACAGATTTACTGCAGCATTGACAGAACATTATACTCTCGGGGGTCCAACGGTAGTGAAATATAGGGAGAAGTGTTTAGCATTCCAGAGGCTTTAGGCACAGGCAACACTGCATGCCATTACAATAGAcagttttgttgaaaaacaaatgatgTTAAACTACTGGTGGCTGAGATCTCTGAactgaatgtacagtatgtgtgccaCACAAATATAGCATTTAAATTGCTTACCCAATTGTGGGCAGAGACAGCATATGGCATGTGTAGTTTGGCAGCGAGGTGGGTGGCAGTGGATTAGGTGGGTTAGGTTTCTAGAGGCATGTATTTTTCTGAAGGCATTCCTTCTGGATTTAATGCATAATCTACAATGCTGCAAGAAAGACCTGAATACAAAGTTTACAAAATGCAAGACACATTTGCCAGTGCTTCATATCAATAGAGCTTGTAGGCTCAGTCTTTTCTACCTCTCTTTGCAAGAATGCatgcttgctttttgttttaaaggctGTCCAATAGAACAGATAGTGAAGGGCTTACATGACAAGCAACAGGAACTGAATATTAAGTATGCAGCAGGGTCTTCACTGCCAGATACAGTGAGAATGGAGGCTGTTCAAATGGAAAGTATTCTGTTTCCCCAAACATCATCCAACAACAGCACAAACAGTATTAGAAGAAACAAAGccatttcatgcatttaatttgTCTGCTTGTACTTTGAGGGaaattcagcatgtttcattagcatcattttgtattctgatggGAGAAAAACACCCACTTGTGATAAACTCAGTAATTTGACTTTAGGActctaaacgtttttttttttcttctaatttggCAACATCAGCAGGTGTTAATCTATTTTCAAAAAATACACTTTGGAGTAAAAGGCTTTTTGAGAATAATTCAATTTGTCGGATATTTCAAACTAAAACCAACTATAATTTACATTCTACACTAGAAGGTGTTTCCTCACATTTAGGAACTATTACAATGGTTTTATCAAACACTTCCTCACAGCCTTTGCAGTAGGTATACATGGATATAGCCTTCATCCAAGATCATTTCTCTAAAAGCAGTGCAGATAAGAAAAATAAGTTTGCCTTTTTCATATGCTATCTACAGTGACTGATATATGTAGGGCTGCAAGGTTAGCATCTGCATCATCACTTTACATTTGTCCCTGGTTTTGACCAAATTGGATGCAGCTTTCTTCAAATGTCTGCATACTTGTCCTGAGAAAACTATTGTATTTTCTATTGGTTTCTAAGAACCAATTACTATAAATTAATGTTCATTTAAGCAGGGTCTAGGGCTGGTTTGTCACTAGGGATTGCCTAGTTACCCTACATACTGATTTTGGCACCTGAGGTTATGTTTTCTAGCCTGTTGCCTGAAACCTCCCTCCTCACACTGATTAATGCAACACTTTTCTGTTACTAAGCAGGGAATGGAAATTGCTTGTCATTAGTAGAGTCAGACCTCAGCAGTTTTTGAGGAACAAGTAAACTGGATTTGCTTAGGGCCTCTCTGGTTAGAAAGTAGGCaaggcaaagaaagaaagaaagaaagaaagaaagaaagaaagaaagaaagaaagaaagaaagaaagaccatTTGCAGCAGTACCTGATGCAAAAACAACTTTTATTGATTGCAGAAATAAATGTGGTCAAAAATTGTGGAAATGTAATAAATTGATCTCAGCACTGAAATTCCAAAAAATACCTGTTTATCTTTATTTCACCTCACTTGATGCTTTGTACTGTATGCATAAAAcatttatgcattaaaaaaaaatatatatatatattttacagtaattcgGGCCAAAATTGCTGGTGAAAAGATGGTCTCCCCCAGCAACAGCTCCTTATCCCACTTCAAGATGATCCAGTATGAAATCAAACTAGTAAAGGTAAGAATAGTAGAACAATGGTAATAACGGACAAGACTGTAGTGATATTATACTCATTTTAAACTGCTATGTATCAATACCTGCAGACCACAGTATCTCACTGCTAGCATTTTCATACATGCTTCAGCATTACACATCTGCTCCTTTATTTATTCCCTACTGAAAATATGTTTCCATACTGACATATTTCTATAGTTTTACTTTGCTTTTAGTTCCAGATGATATACTTCAAAATATATAGGAACAAGTTACTATGGCATTCTTCTGTGTTATGATGACAAGATGTTTCAACTaattattttatatcatttatttCCTCACCCAGATGTTTAAAGGCTTTGAAAAGTTCAAGGATATCCAGTATGTGTACACCCCTCCTTATTCGTCTCTGTGTGGTGTAAAGCTTGAAGCTAATAACAAGGCCCAATATCTGCTGTCAGGTACAAAAAACACCAATGATCTGCTTTCAGTTTCCAATTCACAATGCGCTTTCATTTTGAACGCTTTGCCTTCTTACATAAGTGACTGAGATTTGTACACACACTATCCACACGTAGCCGAAACACTAATTCAGCTGTTCGAACATTGAATGAAATACCTAACAGGGTTTGTTTATAATGTAAAACAATTGCCCTCTTCTGGCCATTAAGATTTACTTTCCTCTGATGAGACACTGCTTCAATGTGTGAGGTGACCCTTTTCAATCAGTTTATATACCTCAGTCTAGTAATGGTGTGTGtggcatttaaaatattaacgaTACATTAAAAGACAATGGTTTGTGTTTCAAGCGTATAGGGATAACATAGTTAAATAATTAGACAAAAACTCCCAACTGCAAAAATTAACAAACAACGCTTTCATTTTCCATGGCAAGTTTCCTCTTTTCTGTTTATCCATAACTGTGTCACACTGTGTTTCTGACAATAACTAGGAACCTTTAAACAGGAAACACTATCCATAATAATAGGTTCCGCATATATTGCTATAGTTTGCATGACACACCGCTAATAAATGCTTGGTAAAATAATTGATTAATAGAACTACGTGTGACCAGTTTCCACTGTCTATGTTATTTTGTCTCCTCGTCTTAAATCTTTGTAACTACAGTGTGCCTTTAATAAAGCAAGGTTAAACATTTTTGCCCCCTGTCTCACAGGCAGGGTGTGGGAGGATGGGAGAGTTATGATTGGCCTGTGTGATTTCATTGAGCCCTGGGACAGCCTTTCAATGTCACAAAAGAAGAGCCTCAATCACAGATATGAAATGGGCTGCGACTGCAGAGTAAGTGCCTTCCCTCTGACAGCTGCTGCAGCAGCTACTGCAGCAAGACACATGTATAATGTATAAGTAACAGCTTTCTGAAAATAACAACTTTTGCAACTGTGAATTGCTTTTACTTCAACATTTAGTTTTAGTAGACATGATGGTCTAATGGATAATAGTTCTAGGGTTAAAATCAATGGAACAGTGCGTCAACAACTTGAAGGTATCAACAATTTATttaagctaaataaaaaaaaatactaattgtaTTAATGTTAGTCATATGATAATCCCATTAATATTAATCATATTAATGTTTAGTAAATATATGTCGCATGGGAGGTTGATAAATATGGAAACCAAAATTAAAGCAGCTTTGCATAGTAGGGTGCCACATTCGCTCCATTTCATTGAAAAAAGCTCCAAAGGAAACTAGGTATATTTTCATCCTGACTTTATCAAGTGGTATTTACTTCACCTCAAGGTTTAGAACTCAATGAAGCTTGTTTGCTCACACTGATTTTTGGAAATTATCAAATCAAATTCCGATGTAAAATTGGCTTTTAACCTAAAGACAAATGGTTATgtcaatgtattaaaaaaaataaccgtAAACTTCTCTTCAGATTTCCAGATGCTACACTTTGCCATGCTCTACCACCGCAGAAAATGAGTGCCTTTGGACGGACTGGCTGACAGATAAGAGCCTGAACGGGCACCAGGCCAAGCACTTTGCCTGCATCAAGCGCACCGATGGCTCCTGCAGCTGGTATCGAGGAGGCTCTCCCCCGGAGAAAGAGTTCATGGACATTTCAGACCCTTAAACCCAATCAGCTCTCAAGAGAAGAGACACGAAGGTGATGCTTGTAGTCAGATCTGCTGCAAAACCAGTCCATCCTGCATAAAGAAACTCTTGTGGTTCAATGCATTCCTTTAATTCTGTCTAAAGCACAACTGCCTGCCTATCCACCATTGTGAAT includes these proteins:
- the LOC121298009 gene encoding metalloproteinase inhibitor 2-like, with the protein product MSTPVPGLLSLVLLLLTLRLQELVEACSCAPAHPQQAFCNSEIVIRAKIAGEKMVSPSNSSLSHFKMIQYEIKLVKMFKGFEKFKDIQYVYTPPYSSLCGVKLEANNKAQYLLSGRVWEDGRVMIGLCDFIEPWDSLSMSQKKSLNHRYEMGCDCRISRCYTLPCSTTAENECLWTDWLTDKSLNGHQAKHFACIKRTDGSCSWYRGGSPPEKEFMDISDP